The following proteins are co-located in the bacterium genome:
- a CDS encoding DMT family transporter gives MAILLAGLTSIFYGVFDFAGGMATRRAPVFAVAFWSNIMALALSGLVAFLYHMAFGSAVSLSDLAWGAASGVAAVAGVVAYYEGLAKGKMAVVAPVSAITLSLIPFMFGLLTGERYALLPWIGVALAAPAMWLTVATGSREDRPGKAIYGLGAGLGFSVMFIGLAQVSADAGMWPLIPFRCAAVATSGVLVGARGIPLRMAKRELLLSFAAGGAILANLTYVLAVRIGPLGLVAVVSALYPAVVVVMAFLVYRERPGPQRIAGLLLSLGAVSLIALN, from the coding sequence ATGGCCATCCTCCTAGCCGGACTGACGTCGATCTTCTACGGGGTTTTCGACTTCGCAGGTGGGATGGCCACCCGCCGGGCCCCGGTCTTCGCAGTCGCCTTCTGGTCCAACATCATGGCCTTGGCGCTTTCGGGTCTGGTTGCGTTCCTGTACCACATGGCGTTCGGGTCCGCCGTCAGCCTCTCCGACCTGGCTTGGGGAGCGGCGAGCGGTGTCGCCGCGGTCGCGGGGGTGGTCGCGTACTACGAAGGTCTCGCAAAGGGCAAGATGGCGGTGGTTGCTCCGGTATCCGCCATCACCCTGTCATTGATCCCGTTCATGTTCGGGTTGCTGACCGGTGAACGCTATGCCTTGTTGCCGTGGATAGGGGTTGCGCTCGCCGCCCCTGCGATGTGGCTGACCGTGGCGACCGGGAGCCGTGAAGACCGCCCTGGGAAGGCCATATACGGTCTCGGCGCCGGGCTGGGCTTCTCGGTGATGTTCATCGGGCTGGCGCAAGTCTCGGCCGACGCCGGAATGTGGCCGCTGATTCCCTTCAGGTGCGCTGCCGTTGCCACATCGGGTGTCCTGGTCGGAGCGCGGGGGATCCCGCTCAGGATGGCAAAGAGGGAACTGCTGTTGAGTTTCGCCGCAGGGGGAGCAATCCTGGCCAACCTCACCTACGTGCTGGCAGTGCGGATCGGGCCGCTGGGACTCGTAGCGGTGGTGTCGGCCCTCTATCCGGCTGTGGTGGTGGTCATGGCCTTCCTGGTCTACAGGGAAAGGCCCGGTCCCCAGCGCATAGCGGGTCTCTTGTTGTCCCTGGGAGCCGTATCCCTGATCGCCCTGAACTGA
- a CDS encoding S-layer homology domain-containing protein, translating into MRAGLVRALTAALVLMSLLTPGEVAPAQAQSVQAQSQVELCDPGSVEQFTDVEPGDYGAAYILCMRALGLSVGTGGGRYGPDQVLNRGQMATFLVRLWHDVLGRQCPEGGSPFTDVSAGGTHSEDIECLYNLGITAGVTPTTYGPQLPLRASQVSRFLLRVYRKAGDICPDTAGIEHGGLDEAVSCLTALTVLPPGEGRGSRSVTRAQMAVYLIGLWHNLSGRGLPPPPPTMLRLHIAYSSCYLSERFECSDLGLIEADGTNHRQVPTAGWLPQSIDTYPAWSPDGAMIAYNLSGEIWVVEADGTDHRRLTTTGYASSSFAWSPDSSSIVYYGYEDGTGLWVIDADGTDNRQLTTARHFGPSFAWSPDGTRIAYRIYYGREDGAALWVINSDGTGNRELTTTGHGAPWFAWSPDATMIVYSSYDRNSEEVGLRVIDADGSDERLLATARNVAYAAWSPDGSRIVYSGHDRTGEEGGLWVIDADGTDGRLLAAAHGYILDLDWSPDGTKIAYSLWQPGNSTWIRVIEADGTGDRQLLGTRLSPEDPLRFMWLWFFTAP; encoded by the coding sequence GTGCGCGCCGGGCTGGTTCGGGCATTGACGGCTGCCTTGGTGCTGATGTCGCTGCTGACGCCGGGGGAGGTGGCCCCCGCCCAGGCCCAGTCGGTCCAGGCCCAGTCACAGGTGGAGTTGTGCGATCCGGGATCGGTGGAACAGTTCACCGATGTGGAGCCGGGCGACTACGGGGCGGCGTACATCCTCTGCATGCGCGCCCTGGGATTGTCGGTCGGCACCGGCGGCGGACGATACGGGCCCGACCAGGTGTTGAACCGCGGCCAGATGGCCACCTTCCTGGTGCGGCTATGGCATGACGTGCTCGGTCGTCAGTGTCCCGAAGGGGGATCGCCGTTCACGGACGTCTCTGCCGGTGGCACCCACTCGGAGGACATCGAATGCCTGTACAACCTGGGTATCACCGCGGGAGTGACACCCACCACCTACGGGCCGCAACTGCCGCTGAGAGCCTCCCAGGTGTCGCGGTTCCTGCTACGGGTCTATCGGAAGGCAGGGGACATCTGCCCCGACACCGCCGGCATCGAGCATGGCGGGTTGGATGAGGCGGTGAGCTGCCTCACCGCCCTGACGGTGCTGCCTCCGGGCGAAGGCCGCGGGTCGAGGTCGGTCACCCGGGCACAGATGGCGGTCTATCTGATCGGGCTGTGGCACAACCTTTCCGGACGAGGACTGCCACCCCCACCACCAACCATGCTGCGGCTGCACATCGCCTACAGCAGCTGCTACCTCAGCGAACGTTTCGAATGTTCGGACCTCGGGTTGATCGAAGCCGACGGTACGAATCACCGGCAGGTCCCCACCGCCGGGTGGCTACCACAGTCGATAGACACGTATCCGGCCTGGTCGCCCGACGGCGCCATGATCGCCTACAACCTCAGCGGCGAGATATGGGTGGTCGAAGCCGACGGCACCGATCACCGGCGTCTCACCACCACCGGCTACGCCTCATCATCGTTCGCATGGTCACCCGACAGCTCCAGCATCGTCTACTACGGCTACGAGGACGGGACGGGGTTGTGGGTGATCGACGCAGACGGCACCGATAACCGGCAACTGACCACCGCTCGCCACTTCGGGCCGTCCTTCGCATGGTCGCCCGACGGGACCCGGATCGCCTACCGCATCTACTACGGCCGCGAGGACGGAGCGGCGTTGTGGGTGATCAACTCCGACGGGACCGGCAACCGAGAGCTCACCACGACCGGCCACGGCGCGCCGTGGTTCGCCTGGTCGCCCGACGCAACCATGATCGTCTACTCGAGTTATGACCGGAACAGTGAGGAGGTCGGGCTGCGGGTGATCGACGCCGACGGGTCCGACGAGCGCCTACTCGCCACCGCCCGCAACGTCGCGTATGCGGCCTGGTCGCCGGACGGATCCAGGATCGTCTACTCGGGTCATGACCGGACTGGGGAGGAGGGAGGGCTGTGGGTGATCGACGCCGACGGTACCGATGGTCGCCTGCTCGCCGCCGCCCATGGCTACATCCTCGACCTCGACTGGTCTCCCGACGGCACCAAGATCGCGTACAGCCTCTGGCAACCGGGCAACAGTACATGGATCCGGGTAATCGAAGCCGACGGCACCGGTGATCGACAACTCCTGGGCACCCGCCTCAGCCCCGAGGACCCTCTCCGCTTCATGTGGTTGTGGTTCTTCACCGCCCCATGA
- a CDS encoding type IV toxin-antitoxin system AbiEi family antitoxin domain-containing protein, with the protein MAESQNGLITGDQAIKAGLSRSTIRRRIESKEWEGLENDIYLVYGTRSKMVHLRAAVLALPAVVSHESAAQLQGLGHKTFTGAVVTVPHRRSNRFVEVVVHQSTDLHRRHVTHITGLPVTDPVRTMFDLASVTEIDELRSIAQKALAARRVTYEGLAEILEDLGRRGRPGTTQFRRLLEDVAPGHAAPESVMEERMIALLSEGGLPMPILQMPLPWRSPTKGRVDFAYEDARVIIECDGRRWHTTMEAFESDRRRDNLAHLNGWRVLRFTWNDLTETPARVLYQISQALRLAA; encoded by the coding sequence TTGGCAGAGTCACAGAATGGCCTGATAACGGGCGACCAGGCGATCAAGGCGGGTCTCTCGAGGTCCACTATCAGACGCAGGATCGAATCGAAGGAATGGGAGGGGTTGGAGAACGACATCTACCTCGTGTACGGGACCCGGTCGAAGATGGTCCATCTCCGGGCTGCCGTCCTCGCTCTCCCGGCAGTGGTCTCTCATGAGTCGGCAGCCCAGCTACAGGGGCTCGGCCACAAGACATTCACCGGAGCCGTGGTCACCGTGCCGCACCGCCGCAGCAACCGCTTCGTAGAGGTTGTAGTCCACCAGTCCACCGACCTCCACCGGCGACATGTCACCCATATCACCGGTCTCCCCGTCACCGATCCCGTCCGGACCATGTTCGACCTGGCGTCCGTAACCGAAATCGACGAGCTCCGTAGCATCGCACAGAAAGCACTGGCGGCGCGCCGCGTGACCTATGAAGGCCTCGCCGAGATTCTCGAGGACCTGGGTCGGCGGGGTCGTCCCGGCACGACCCAATTCCGCAGGCTTCTCGAAGATGTAGCGCCCGGGCACGCCGCCCCGGAGAGCGTCATGGAGGAAAGGATGATCGCCCTTCTCAGCGAAGGCGGTCTGCCGATGCCCATTCTCCAGATGCCGCTCCCGTGGCGGAGTCCCACGAAGGGTCGGGTCGACTTCGCCTACGAGGACGCCCGGGTGATCATCGAGTGTGACGGGCGCCGGTGGCACACGACCATGGAGGCGTTCGAGAGCGATCGCCGCCGGGACAATCTCGCTCATCTGAACGGCTGGAGAGTCCTACGCTTCACCTGGAACGACCTCACCGAGACGCCGGCCAGGGTGCTGTACCAGATCTCCCAAGCCCTCCGCCTGGCCGCATGA
- the uppS gene encoding polyprenyl diphosphate synthase, which produces MTNKARPTSLTAPLYRLYERRLLRQLDPDRLPRHIGIILDGHRRYARAEGLETYSHSYRSGMRRFEEFLGWVAELPIPSITAWVLSTENLARPAEQIEPYFNTLTEMFQRLPERTDRLGFRLKVMGSLDLLPADLVKAAKHAVETSRSASQDSRTVTVAMGYGGRQEIVDACRDLVDELLGRGTPPEELAEHVDAAGIGTHLYEPDQPDADLIIRTSGESRLSGFLLWQAAYAEYAFVDVFWPDFRRVDFLRALRDYAAADRRFGR; this is translated from the coding sequence ATGACCAACAAGGCGCGCCCCACTTCCCTCACCGCTCCCCTGTACCGCCTGTACGAGCGGCGCCTCCTGCGCCAACTGGATCCGGACCGCCTCCCCCGCCACATCGGGATCATCCTGGACGGCCACCGGCGCTACGCCCGGGCCGAGGGCCTGGAGACCTATTCGCACAGCTATCGCAGCGGGATGAGACGGTTCGAGGAGTTCCTGGGCTGGGTGGCCGAACTGCCCATCCCCTCCATCACCGCCTGGGTTCTGTCCACCGAGAACCTGGCCCGGCCGGCGGAGCAGATCGAGCCCTACTTCAACACGCTGACCGAGATGTTCCAACGGCTTCCGGAACGCACCGACCGCCTGGGCTTCCGGCTGAAGGTGATGGGAAGCCTCGACCTTCTACCCGCCGACCTGGTGAAGGCCGCCAAGCATGCCGTGGAGACCAGCCGGTCCGCTTCGCAGGATTCCCGGACTGTCACGGTCGCCATGGGCTACGGAGGCCGCCAGGAAATCGTCGATGCCTGCCGCGACCTGGTGGATGAGCTACTCGGCAGGGGCACGCCTCCCGAGGAGTTGGCCGAGCATGTGGATGCCGCCGGCATCGGCACCCACCTGTACGAGCCCGACCAGCCGGATGCCGACCTGATAATCCGCACCTCGGGCGAGTCCCGGCTGTCGGGGTTCCTGCTGTGGCAGGCCGCCTACGCGGAGTATGCCTTCGTGGACGTGTTCTGGCCGGACTTCCGGCGGGTCGACTTCCTCCGCGCCCTGCGGGACTACGCCGCCGCCGACCGCCGTTTCGGCCGCTAG
- a CDS encoding site-specific DNA-methyltransferase produces the protein MSIRRNQLYVADCVEFMARMDAGTVDLTVTSPPYDNLRDYNGYSFDFEAIARGLFRVTKRGGVVVWVVGDKIDGGRRTLSSFRQGLFFQEIGFRMHDVMIYRKKNTPFMRSNAYTNAYEFMFVLSRGSPKTFNPLTEPTVRSGYEMLPHNKGPDAVNNKVLKELKKEKTRTNIWAYAVGLGGTTRDKVAFRHPAVFPEKLASDHIRSWTEPGDLVFDPMCGSGTTPKMALLAGRDYIGVDISPEYIAIAEQRMEAVAPVGSAPARPG, from the coding sequence ATGAGCATCAGGCGCAACCAGCTGTACGTGGCGGACTGCGTGGAGTTCATGGCCCGGATGGACGCCGGAACCGTCGACCTGACCGTCACGTCTCCTCCCTACGACAACCTGCGGGACTACAACGGGTACTCGTTCGACTTCGAGGCCATCGCGCGCGGCCTGTTCCGGGTCACCAAGCGAGGCGGCGTGGTCGTGTGGGTGGTCGGGGACAAGATCGACGGCGGGCGGCGCACCCTCTCGAGTTTCCGGCAGGGGCTCTTCTTCCAGGAGATCGGGTTCCGGATGCATGACGTGATGATCTACAGGAAGAAGAACACCCCCTTCATGCGCTCCAACGCCTACACGAACGCCTACGAGTTCATGTTCGTGCTGAGCAGGGGAAGCCCGAAGACCTTCAACCCGCTCACCGAACCGACCGTCCGGAGCGGCTACGAGATGCTCCCTCACAACAAGGGTCCGGACGCGGTCAACAACAAGGTGCTCAAGGAACTCAAGAAGGAGAAGACCAGGACCAACATCTGGGCGTATGCGGTCGGCCTGGGGGGCACGACCAGGGACAAGGTGGCCTTCCGCCACCCGGCCGTCTTCCCCGAGAAGCTGGCCTCCGACCACATCCGGTCATGGACGGAGCCCGGCGACCTGGTGTTCGATCCGATGTGCGGATCCGGCACCACCCCCAAGATGGCTCTGCTGGCCGGGAGGGACTACATCGGGGTGGACATATCTCCCGAATACATCGCCATCGCCGAGCAGAGGATGGAAGCCGTGGCTCCGGTCGGTAGCGCCCCGGCTCGTCCGGGCTAG
- a CDS encoding ATP-binding protein — protein sequence MAPPSDRPMARALWRLLVSDRPRRYQIVLGPRRVGKTTVLHQTVRHLIDQGVPPSLIWWLRMDHPQLMQLDLGWLVRGVLDAVDATPARPVYLMLDELVYAKDWDLWLKTFYDEGRPVRVAATSSATAALRDRRLESGVGRWTEQILTPYLLPEYLELLDISYPVQAGETLAESLAALAGGQHSSPELKQTRRRLMLVGGFPELLLADHLRSRRDGPDSGLGSQHVLRSQPELFQADLLSPSREEPDLVLQSQHVLRSDAVERALYKDIPQSYGVRNPLMLERLLYVLAAQVSGILSPSRISRELGISIQTLDRYLSYLERAFLVFTLPNYSGRETNVQKRGRKLYFVDGAVRNAALHRGLAVLDDPVEMGALLENLVAASLRALAQRTGVRLFHWRDSDHEVDLVFDHPDQPLAFEIASSSNHSRSGLHALIRRYPRFKGGCYLVTPQVPVFHPDDSGVGTLPLDLLLLAAGALTNKDFARMDN from the coding sequence ATGGCACCGCCCAGCGACCGGCCCATGGCGAGAGCGCTCTGGCGGTTGCTCGTCAGCGACCGGCCGCGGCGGTACCAGATCGTACTGGGGCCGCGCCGGGTCGGAAAGACCACCGTGCTCCACCAGACCGTGCGTCACCTCATTGACCAAGGCGTACCACCATCCCTCATCTGGTGGTTGCGGATGGATCATCCTCAACTCATGCAGCTGGATCTTGGTTGGCTCGTCCGCGGTGTCCTCGACGCGGTCGACGCGACTCCGGCGCGGCCGGTGTATCTCATGCTCGATGAACTGGTCTATGCCAAGGACTGGGACCTGTGGCTCAAGACCTTCTATGACGAAGGCCGGCCGGTCCGGGTAGCCGCCACCTCCAGCGCCACGGCCGCGCTGCGTGATCGCCGCCTGGAGAGCGGCGTCGGTCGGTGGACGGAGCAAATCCTCACCCCCTACCTCCTTCCCGAGTACCTGGAACTGCTGGACATCTCGTATCCCGTACAGGCAGGAGAAACCCTCGCCGAGAGCTTGGCCGCGTTAGCGGGGGGCCAGCACTCCTCGCCGGAACTCAAGCAAACCCGGAGGCGGCTGATGCTGGTCGGGGGTTTTCCGGAGCTACTGCTGGCCGATCATCTGCGTTCTCGTCGTGATGGACCCGACTCAGGCCTCGGGTCCCAACACGTCCTGCGAAGCCAGCCGGAGTTGTTTCAGGCAGATCTGCTGAGTCCTAGTCGCGAGGAACCCGACCTAGTGCTTCAATCCCAACACGTCCTGCGAAGCGACGCTGTCGAACGTGCCCTGTACAAGGACATACCGCAGTCCTACGGGGTCCGCAACCCCCTGATGCTGGAAAGGCTCCTATACGTGCTTGCCGCGCAGGTGAGCGGGATACTCTCGCCTTCGAGGATAAGCCGGGAATTGGGCATATCGATCCAGACGCTGGACCGGTACCTGTCCTATCTGGAGCGCGCCTTTTTGGTGTTCACCCTTCCGAACTACTCGGGCAGGGAAACCAATGTCCAGAAGCGTGGCCGCAAGCTCTACTTCGTGGATGGAGCGGTCCGCAACGCCGCTCTGCACCGGGGTCTGGCCGTACTTGACGACCCCGTGGAAATGGGGGCTCTTCTCGAGAACCTGGTGGCCGCCTCCTTGCGCGCCCTTGCCCAACGGACCGGGGTACGTCTCTTCCACTGGCGTGATAGTGATCACGAGGTTGATCTCGTGTTCGACCACCCGGACCAACCCCTCGCCTTCGAGATAGCATCGTCGTCCAATCACAGCCGGTCCGGCCTCCATGCCCTGATCCGGCGCTATCCGCGGTTCAAGGGGGGTTGCTACCTCGTGACGCCGCAGGTGCCGGTCTTCCACCCGGATGACTCGGGCGTCGGGACCCTTCCACTGGACCTCCTGCTCCTCGCGGCT